ATCCTAAAGGATCAATAAGATATTTGACTAAATAAGCCACCGTTAGAACAACAAGTGGGCATATTTGCATACCAATAAGGATATAAATCCGTTCTGAAAGTTAGAACATCTACTAATGGTTGTGAGCCATGCTTAAAAGTAAAACGCACCTGTCCCACTTCAGAAGTCGAATATTGCATAATATTTGGCCCTGCCAGACTGTAACGCGTAACCACTTCAGATCTTGGGAAACGCCAACGATTCATAAATCCTTGGCTAAATATCACATGCTCAGGTTTTACCATTTTTATAAACTCTTTTGAGGAAGAAGTATTACTACCATGGTGTGGAGCTAACAAAATATTCGCTTTTAATTTATCCCCATACACATCCACTAAGTGCCCTTCGATAGATTTATCTATATCACCCGTTAGTAAAACACTGAAGTCCGCGTCTGAAAATTTAATCACACAAGAACCATTATTATCACTAAATCCAGAAGGATTTTCTGGCCATAACACCTGAATGTTTAAATCTTGCCATTTTTTTAGGTAACCTTTACGACAGCTGTCTTGATTAGTAATAGTTTCTGTAATGCTAATTTTATCCTGTAATACTTTAAGACTGCCAGCATGGTCATTGTCACCATGACTGATAAACACAATATCAATATTGTTAATGCCTTTGGCTTTTAAAATTGGCAAAATTACGCTATCTGCCATATTAAAACCGCTTGGGTATCTTGCACCCACATCATATAGTAAAGCTCGCTCATTTTTAGTGAGTAATACCGACACTCCCTGCCCTACATCTAACACATTGATCTGCCAATCTTCTGATTGACTAGATAAGAAATAACTAAATAAGGGCATCACTAAAAGGACTAAATACGTTTTTCTAACAAATAATTTTGGTGCTAACAGTAATAATAAGGCGAGGATAGAAAATCCCCAGACAAATATCGGTACTGCAGAAATATCAATTACAGCCCAAGTTAAATTGCCAACATGCTGTAAAAATATTATTGATTTTTGCAGTACAAGATTAATAATTTCAAATATGAAAGTCGACACAGCTACATTAATAAACAAACAAATAACAGCCAGTAAACATAAAGGCACAATTAACAGTGTCACTATAGGTACAGCAAATAAATTAATCAATGCAGAGATAAAAGAAATATATGCAAACTGCCAAGCGACTATGGGTAACATAAGTAAGCTCAAACCCAATTGAATCCGTAACATACTGGTAATAGCGGTTGTTAATGAAAACCCATTAGTTGTCACCGGCCAACGCCAAAACACAAACCAAATAATAATCACAGCTGAAAAACTTAACCAAAAGCTGGCACCAAATAGACTCAGTGGGAACAATAAAATAAAACAACTTATGCCCATCAATAACACTTTAATTGAAGACAAATTTTTATTGAGCAGGAAGAAGTAACTAAATAACAGCAACATGATCCATGCTCTTAAAGTGGGTAAACCAAACCCCGCTAAAGCTGAATACATAAAAGTACTAAATAGACTACAAAATATACCTATAGTATGGACATTAATTTTGTGTAAAAAGAAAAAACGACTAATCAATAATCCAAATATTATGGTTAAAATGAAATAACTTAAACTGGCGACTAAGGCTAAATGTAAACCAGATATTGCAATTAAATGTGCAATGCCTGTTTTTTGAACTAAAGCCCAATCATTAACTTCGAGTAACCCCCTATAACCAATAGTCAGAGCGATAATCCATTTTTCTTCGGTTAGATTTAATTGTAATATTTTATCTAAAACCATTTGCCGTATGCTGATATTTTTTACAACTAAAAGGTTTGAGTCAGATGCTTTTACATAACCTGTAGCTTGGATACCTTCACTAAATAACCATTGCTGATAATTAAAGCCCCCTTCGTTAGCCAAGCCATGACTTGGCTTAAGTTTAACCAGTAAACTGACTTCTTGACCTTGCGCTAATTGCCAAAGTGGTTGCTGCCAACTCAACCTAATAATACGCTTAAATAGCAGCTTATTCTGATCAATATGAGTTACATTTAGGTTAAATCTAAGATTATTTTTTTCATGTATAAGACTGGTTATTTGTCCAGTTACCCGTATTTGTTGAGAAATTTCACTCGAAGACAGTTGCAAAGAGCATTGCCAATGTCCTACACTCGCCATCCATACAATGCCAATGATGAAACAGGAAAACCTTGGATACTTGTTGGCAGTAAAACAAAAAATAACAAAAATACAACACGCAGTAAAAATGGATGGTAGGTTTGACCAAAATAAGCAAGAAAATGAACCTGCAATAAAAGTGAAAAGTTTACCCGTCATAGTAGACACACATTGAAATCCATTTCTTCAATAGAAATTTAAGTATAGAGAATTATTCTGAAAAAGTTTATTAAGAGGTTTCTACCCAATCACCAAAAAGTAAAGGATCAAAAAATTCTTTCTATTTTTGGTACCTTGTTACACGACCCAAACTTATGGCACTTAAACCGACGCTCTGCCGCTGGCGCTTTTTCCCTTGGATTATTTTTTGCTTTTTGGCCTGTTCCTTTTCAAATGTGGTTAGCTGCCGGTTTTGCTATTCCATTAAGAGTTAACTTACCTTTTTCTATTGCCACTGTTTGGCTAACCAATCCTTTTACTATGCCCCCAGTATTTTATGGCGCTTATTTAGTAGGTGCAGCGATAATGGGCCATCCGCCACAAGAGTTTGCGTTTGAACTAAGTTGGGATTGGGTAATACAAAGTATGGAAACTATAGGCCCAACGTTTTTACTGGGCTGTATAGTTTGTTCAATAATATTTAGTGCGGTTGGTTATTTACTACTGAATTTTTTATGGCGTTTGTCTGTAAAAAAAGCTTGGAAACAACGTATTAGTAAACGTTGTCCCAAACCAGAGTAATCAATTAAGTCTCTTTATAAGCATTTAAAGCCAATAAAATTTTACTCATTTCAGCGATACGTTTATCAAAACTAGCCTTATTAGCTCGTTCTAGTATTGTGTGGTCACCATCACCAAATGGTCCAAAACCATCTAAAGTTGCCACACCTTGTGACGAAACAATATTTGCGTCACTCACTCCACCACGCTTTTCAGTTTTCAGTGGATAACCTAATATCCCTGCTACAGATGCTAATAAAGTCATTTGATTACTAGAACTTTGCATCACATCACGTTGGATCCCACCAGTTAAAGTAGCAGTAACGCCTTGCACAAAAATAGTTTCACATAAGTCATGTAGAGCG
The sequence above is a segment of the Paraglaciecola sp. L3A3 genome. Coding sequences within it:
- a CDS encoding DNA internalization-related competence protein ComEC/Rec2, whose product is MTGKLFTFIAGSFSCLFWSNLPSIFTACCIFVIFCFTANKYPRFSCFIIGIVWMASVGHWQCSLQLSSSEISQQIRVTGQITSLIHEKNNLRFNLNVTHIDQNKLLFKRIIRLSWQQPLWQLAQGQEVSLLVKLKPSHGLANEGGFNYQQWLFSEGIQATGYVKASDSNLLVVKNISIRQMVLDKILQLNLTEEKWIIALTIGYRGLLEVNDWALVQKTGIAHLIAISGLHLALVASLSYFILTIIFGLLISRFFFLHKINVHTIGIFCSLFSTFMYSALAGFGLPTLRAWIMLLLFSYFFLLNKNLSSIKVLLMGISCFILLFPLSLFGASFWLSFSAVIIIWFVFWRWPVTTNGFSLTTAITSMLRIQLGLSLLMLPIVAWQFAYISFISALINLFAVPIVTLLIVPLCLLAVICLFINVAVSTFIFEIINLVLQKSIIFLQHVGNLTWAVIDISAVPIFVWGFSILALLLLLAPKLFVRKTYLVLLVMPLFSYFLSSQSEDWQINVLDVGQGVSVLLTKNERALLYDVGARYPSGFNMADSVILPILKAKGINNIDIVFISHGDNDHAGSLKVLQDKISITETITNQDSCRKGYLKKWQDLNIQVLWPENPSGFSDNNGSCVIKFSDADFSVLLTGDIDKSIEGHLVDVYGDKLKANILLAPHHGSNTSSSKEFIKMVKPEHVIFSQGFMNRWRFPRSEVVTRYSLAGPNIMQYSTSEVGQVRFTFKHGSQPLVDVLTFRTDLYPYWYANMPTCCSNGGLFSQISY
- a CDS encoding DUF2062 domain-containing protein codes for the protein MLKKFIKRFLPNHQKVKDQKILSIFGTLLHDPNLWHLNRRSAAGAFSLGLFFAFWPVPFQMWLAAGFAIPLRVNLPFSIATVWLTNPFTMPPVFYGAYLVGAAIMGHPPQEFAFELSWDWVIQSMETIGPTFLLGCIVCSIIFSAVGYLLLNFLWRLSVKKAWKQRISKRCPKPE